A stretch of DNA from Micromonospora peucetia:
AGCCCCGAACTCGTCGCCGGCCGCCGTGGTCTTCCCGGTCTCCTCGTCGGAGCCGACCGCCGGCTCCGGGCCGAAGATCGCCTCGTCCAGTTCCTCCGGGCTGATCCGTTCCCGGCGGACCCGGGGCGGGGCGGGGTCGTCCAGGGGCAGGTCGAGCGGATCCGCCGGCGCGGGCGGATCGAGGCGCTCGTCGGGTGTGTCGAACCGCTCCTCGGCGGGCGGGCGGGGCGTCGGGGCGGCCCGGCGCGGCAGGGTGCCGGTGGTGGGCTGCTCGACGAGGATGCCCTCCAGCACGACCGGTCCACCCGGGCGCTGGTGCACCACGACGGGCTCACGCTCCTCGGGCCGGCTGACCCGGTCCGCACCGAACGGGTCGCCCAGCGGATCGCCGACGGGGTCACCGAGCGGGTCGCCCATCGGCGCCCGGAAGTCGTCCCGGAAGTCGTCGCGACGGTCCTCCCGGTAGTCGTCGTCCGGCGCCCGGTCCGCCCACGGCGGCGCCTCCTGCTGGATCAACATCTCGTCCAGCGGTTCGGCGCCCGCGTACTCGGGCGGCAGGTCGGCCACGACGGTGGCGGCGGTCTCCGCGTGGGTGGGTACGTCGTCCCAGAGCACCCGGACGTGTCGTTGGTCGTCCAGGGCCACCCGGATGGGAAGCGTCTGGCCCAGCGACGGCCACTTCGCCACCGGCACCCGTGGCTCGATGATCTTCTTGGACCGGGGCGGCAGCCCCGGCGCGTCGATCACCAACTGGAGCTCGCAACGGCCGAAGGCGTACTGGGTGGGCGGCTCGGACGCGCTGTGCACGTGCCCGACGCCGACCACCCAGGTGCGACCGCCCCCACGCACCGTGGCCAGCGCGACGGCCAGCACCAGCAGTGCGACGCCGAGCGCCACGATCGCCCAGCTGGTCATGCCGAGGCCGAAGAGGACGACGAAGGTCGCCACGGTGCCCAGCACCGCGGCGATCAGCTTGCGTACCGGTGCGATGGGTCGGTTCCCGCCGTTCGCCACAGTGGACCTCCCGAGGTTCAAGGGCCAGGCTAGGCCGGATCGGCCGCCGGAGGAAGGACCGGCCGCCGCGCCGGCGCCGGGACCGGGTCGCTAGGCTGACCGTACCCAGCCCGACCGTCTTCCGCGCACAGGAGGAACCCAGCGTGTCCAGCAGCAGCCCCGATGAGCGCACCCTCGTACTGATCAAGCCCGACGCGGTCCGCCGCGGGCTGGTCGGCGAGGTGGTCTCCCGCTTCGAGCGCAAGGGGCTGCGGATCGACGCGATGGTGTCCCGCACGATGGACGCCGCGCTGGCCGACGAGCACTACGCCGAGCACGTCGACAAGCCGTTCTACCCGCCGCTGAAGGACTTCATGACCGGCGGCCCGTTGGTGGCGCTGGTGCTTGCCGGCGACCAGGTCATCGACGTGGTGCGTGGGCTCGTCGGATCGACCGACGGGCGGAAGGCGGTCGCCGGCACGATCCGCGGCGACCTCTCGCTGTCCAACCGGGAGAACCTGGTGCACGCCTCCGACTCGCCGGACAGCGCGAAGCGCGAGATCGCCCTCTGGTTCCCCGAGCTGGGCTGAACCACCCGCCGTCGCGTCGGAGCTGAACCACCCGCCGTCGCGTCGGAGGCCGTCACACCTCCGTCGGGAGGTCGTTGCGACAGGTCACGGCGATGCGGTTCCACACGTTGATGGTGGCGACCGCCATCAACAGGTCGGCGAGTTCCTTCTCGGACCACACCTTCGCCGCCGCGTCCCAGACGTCGTCGGGTACGCCGTGCTCGCCGAGCCGGGTCACCGCGTCGGTGAGCGCCAGCGCGGTCCGCTCCCGCTCGTCGAAGAAGGGCGCCTCCCGCCAGGTGGCGACGGCGAAGAGCCGCCGGTCCGACTCGCCCGCCGCGAGCGCGTCGCGGCTGTGCATGTCGACACAGAACGCGCAGCCGTTCAGCATCGACGCCCGCAGCTTCACCAGCGCCAGCACGGTGTGCTCGACGTTCGCCCGGACGTACTTCTCCAGACCCAGCACAGCCTGGAACGCCTGCGGTGCCACCTCGGCCACGTTCATCCGTTGCACGACGACCTCCTCGTCTCGGTTCGGTTCTGACACCCACACGACGGGACAGCGGGGCGCGGCGTGACGCCGGTGGAGGTGAGCCCGGTCACGTCGTCCGTGGCCCGGGAGGTGCTGGCCGGCTCCGCCACCACCGGCCCTGGCAGGCACGTTCACCAGGCGGTAGACCCGCCACCCGGGCGACGCCCCGTGGACCCGTCGGTTACCGTGACACCGCCCGTTCGC
This window harbors:
- a CDS encoding VOC family protein, with product MANGGNRPIAPVRKLIAAVLGTVATFVVLFGLGMTSWAIVALGVALLVLAVALATVRGGGRTWVVGVGHVHSASEPPTQYAFGRCELQLVIDAPGLPPRSKKIIEPRVPVAKWPSLGQTLPIRVALDDQRHVRVLWDDVPTHAETAATVVADLPPEYAGAEPLDEMLIQQEAPPWADRAPDDDYREDRRDDFRDDFRAPMGDPLGDPVGDPLGDPFGADRVSRPEEREPVVVHQRPGGPVVLEGILVEQPTTGTLPRRAAPTPRPPAEERFDTPDERLDPPAPADPLDLPLDDPAPPRVRRERISPEELDEAIFGPEPAVGSDEETGKTTAAGDEFGAPISGVGLTLLVTDLPRSLGFYRDLGFTEVDRGSGNAVLASGTTRLVLREVTEAAPISRRLVHVNLEVDNIDSAYERLRGTGVRFTYAPRVVNRGTKLEVWAAAFRDPDGHGIALTQWRERAEA
- the ndk gene encoding nucleoside-diphosphate kinase, giving the protein MSSSSPDERTLVLIKPDAVRRGLVGEVVSRFERKGLRIDAMVSRTMDAALADEHYAEHVDKPFYPPLKDFMTGGPLVALVLAGDQVIDVVRGLVGSTDGRKAVAGTIRGDLSLSNRENLVHASDSPDSAKREIALWFPELG
- a CDS encoding carboxymuconolactone decarboxylase family protein, which encodes MNVAEVAPQAFQAVLGLEKYVRANVEHTVLALVKLRASMLNGCAFCVDMHSRDALAAGESDRRLFAVATWREAPFFDERERTALALTDAVTRLGEHGVPDDVWDAAAKVWSEKELADLLMAVATINVWNRIAVTCRNDLPTEV